From a region of the Zingiber officinale cultivar Zhangliang chromosome 4B, Zo_v1.1, whole genome shotgun sequence genome:
- the LOC121977616 gene encoding uncharacterized protein LOC121977616 isoform X1 — MEETGLRWPWWAAASSAQLTAGIAWYRRGYCGSGASMPFKAFAIATLFVGAGSTAVRSALLAAGIRTPWDAFITMNLRKSISKIFFELLAIPGSC, encoded by the exons ATGGAAGAAACGGGCCTCCGGTGGCCCTGGTGGGCTGCGGCCAGCTCCGCCCAACTGACAGCCGGGATCGCATGGTACCGGCGAGGTTATTGCGGAAGCGGAGCGTCAATGCCCTTCAAGGCCTTCGCCATTGCAACCCTCTTCGTCGGTGCCGGCTCCACCGCCGTCCGCAGCGCTCTCCTCGCCGCTGGCATCAGAACA CCCTGGGATGCATTTATCACCATGAATCTCAGAAAGTCGATCTCGAAGATCTTTTTCGAGCTTCTAGCAATTCCCGGTTCATGTTAA
- the LOC121977616 gene encoding uncharacterized protein LOC121977616 isoform X2, whose protein sequence is MEETGLRWPWWAAASSAQLTAGIAWYRRGYCGSGASMPFKAFAIATLFVGAGSTAVRSALLAAGIRTVDDMKEVGAGLRRWMRTTPGAD, encoded by the exons ATGGAAGAAACGGGCCTCCGGTGGCCCTGGTGGGCTGCGGCCAGCTCCGCCCAACTGACAGCCGGGATCGCATGGTACCGGCGAGGTTATTGCGGAAGCGGAGCGTCAATGCCCTTCAAGGCCTTCGCCATTGCAACCCTCTTCGTCGGTGCCGGCTCCACCGCCGTCCGCAGCGCTCTCCTCGCCGCTGGCATCAGAACA GTTGACGACATGAAGGAAGTCGGAGCTGGCTTGAGAAGATGGATGAGGACGACACCGGGAGCAGACTGA